The DNA region CAGAAACGTGATTTTGGAAAATATTCTCAGAAGTGGCTTCAGTTCCTTGTCTACCATGTCTACAAATTATGGAGATTGgtacaaataatttaaaaatgtctTTTACCTTGAGTTTAAACTCACGGAAGCACAGCATTGGAATGTGTCACTGCAGAAGCCTTGACCTCAGTCtcccagaagaaaaaaattgatGAGCTGAAAGAGAGCAATTGATGCTTTGCTTTTCAGACAGCAATTAGGATGGAGAAAAGGCACATGACACCAGCCTTCTCACCCTCTCTGGCACCCAGGGAACAGAATTCAGCGTGAGCTGTTACCATTCCCCTGTTCTTAGGGTGGGCCCTGAAGATGCCGCCTCAGGATTCAGCGCAGGGCTCAGCTGAGGCGTTGTTCGTTTTTCTGGGACCCCCAGTGCGGTGACACGAGTGGGGCAGCGTTTCCTGCCCAGCTCCCGTGCTGGGCCAAGGTGGGACCATCCAACCCTGAGACCCAAACACCAGCCAGCAAACCCCACCAGTGAGGCTCTAACTGCCCTACACAGAACACCCCGTTCCTGCCAACCCTGCTGAACTCCCACAGCTCACATTTGATTCTGAGCTCATCTGAACCATTTCAGAAGCTCTAAAAATATATTTGAGCCTTTATCTTATCTTTAAAGCTTTGTATTGCCTTTACATCTCCAGTCCGACTCCTAGAAGGAGGTTTGCCCTAGAATGACACGCTCTGAGCAGAAAGCTGCTGTCAGTGGAGTTTGAGGCTGTCACAGACACCTCTGAGCCGAGAAAAGCCCCTGGAGCACCGACAGACACCTCCACAACGAGAGGGAACGTCCTGCAACCCGAACTGAGGGTGGCAGCGGCCGGTCCTGGgagggtcgggcacgaatccccCGGACAGAGAGCGCTGCTCGAGTGCGGGGCAGCCGAGCCCCGCCGGGCGGCCCGGGGGATGCGGGGCTGGGGGATGCGGGGTTCTGGGATGCGGGGTTCGGGGATGCGGGGTTCCCCTATGGGGCTGGGGGATGCGGGGCTGGGGGATGCGGGGTTTGGGGATGCGGGGTTCCCCCCGTGCGGAGCTCCCAGGGAGCGGCGGCGCCGGTCCCGCAGCATCCCCGCAGAGGCGGCGGGCGCTCCTCCGTCCCCGGCCCGCAGCGAGCGGCGCCGATGGGGCTGCGGGGAGCCCGGGGTGCCCCGGGGGAGGAGGCGGCGTCGGGTttgcccctgcccggccccggagGGGGAGGCGCAGGTGGGGACGCGCAGGTGGCAGCGAGCGGCCGGTGCCGGTGCGGGTTTGTGCGAGGGATGCGAAATGAGTTAATTCTGCTCGGAACGGGAAGGAGCTGACGTGTGGAGCCGCCTCCGGGGGATGAGCcgccggcggggccgggagcgctCGCACAGCCGGGCCGGGCACACGGGGCCGGGGCACAGGGCGGGCACGGCTGCGGCTGCCCCGGCTCCCCGCGGGATCCCGGCTCTCCTGCCCCCGCACCCCGCACGCCGCACGGGCACCGCGGGGCAGCCGTCGAGTGACAGCGCCTTGCGTCGCGACACCGACCCGTGGCTGAGGGGAAACCcgagagctgggggctggttcgTGGGCGGGTTTTGCTTTCAAGTTAAGAATTCCTTTTTGCTGATGGCTTAACCCgagcggctgggctgggctcggctgGCGCCCCGTGTTCCGCTCGCCCCGAGGAGCCGCCGGGGATGGCAGCGTAGGACCGCGCACGATGCGGGCCCCGCGCACGGAGTGGGGGCGCCGCTGGCTGGGGACGCTGCTGGCCGCCTGCCTGGCCACCCTGCCGGCCGCCAGCGCCTGCCCCCGGCCCTGCGCCTGCCGCGGCTCCGCCGAGCTCCACTGCACCTTCCGCTACCTGAGCGCCGTGCCCCCGCGCATCCCGCCCGACGCGCAGCGCATCAACCTGGGGTACGTGAGCCGCGGCAGCCGAGCGCTCTGCCTGCCCTTCGGAGCTTGGCACGACACTAATTAACCGTCCGGGTTTAGGGCTGAGTGTAACCACAGCTGTAGGTGAGTCTGTAATGTTCTGCAGCgctcagcaggggctgcagccgcAGCCAGCAGAGCCCGAGACCACCCACAGAAAGGAGAAATTCTGGGCATGCAGCACAGGACAGTGAGAACTTCAGACAGTTTTGAACTTAACTTTCCTTTATATTACCTGAATGTGTTGTGTCTGTAGGACGGAAGCTGGAAGAAGGCTGAAATAGATTTCTCTCTGGGGAGGGACAGTCCAGAGCTCAGAAGGTGGTCTGGAAAGGGAGCACGGGTATTAAATCTGCAGAGACTTTGCAGTGATGCAACACCAAGGTCGGCGTTAGATCCCCCTGTGAGCCTTTCACTTAGgggctggactcagtgatccttctgggtcccttcaGATCCAGCCTGCTCTGCGATTCTGTCACTCAGGATGTCCCACAGCGTTAGGGTCTATGCTTTCAGCTGCTCAGTTCAAGGGAAATTTCCCTTGTCTGGCCATGTCAGCCTCTGTGGTGGCTCCGTTCTCTGAGTGGTTAAAGGAGCAGGGAATAGATCACACCCAGGCTTGTCTGGCCCCTTCATGCAGTTTCCAGCAAGTGTCCTCTCTCATAAATCAAATGATCAGACCCATCAGCAGTATTTGTCTGATCTGTGTGTCCCTTTTGATGCACATACCCTTTGAACCATGCAGATGTGTCTGCAGAAATACACAAGGAACTGTTCACCGAGGTGGTGGCACAGTGAGCACAGACAGATGTGTTTCATTGCTGTCACTCACCCCACCCACTGGGAATTCACCATCAGAGCCCTGTCCTGGAAAAGCGACCACCTTTTGTGCCAACCTGAAGGAATGACTCACTTTCCTCTTGGCAAGGGCAGGGCTGCTTACCTTCAGCCGTTCCCAAAGAGTGGTGCTTTTGTTTTGGGTTGGTTGGATTTAAAAGCTGTGAGCTGACTAAACCCATCCCATACAGCTACAACAGCCTGAGAAAACTCAGCGCCGCGGACTTTGCTGGCctggagaagctggagctgctgatGCTGCACAGCAATGAGATCAGCACTGTCCCTGAGAAGGCGTTCAGAGATTTACGCTCGCTGCAGGTAAGAGCTGAATGAGCAGTGTTAATTTGGTTATGATTTAACTCCCAGTGATACTGGTAGGCAGCCACAGGGCAGCCTTCTGCAGCATTTCAGTTTCCTGTTTCTTACCTTACTCATGTGAAAGCCAACAGCCTTCAGAATCCAGTGTCCTGGTGGGAAATGTCTTTCCTTCCCAGGCAGGCACTCAGGTACAGGGTACAGAGCACAACAAACACTTTGGTAGGTATCTCTCAGCTGTGCCTTAGCAGGAAACTGCAGTCAAAACTATTCCTACAGAGCAGAAAGATTGCAAAGCTCCAACTACTCTGTCTATAAAAGGAAACCTGTCATTGTTAATTTGTTAGTCAGTTTGGGgctttttgaggatttttttccaCTGAGATTTCCCTTTCCCTTCAGTACAATCCTGTCCCTTTCTAGCCTTCATGAAAAAAGGCCAAACTGTGCAGAAATTTAACACACTGCATATAAACACTTCAGTTCTTTAAAGAAACTCCAGTTACCTGGCATTCCTGGTCTGGTGAAGAACTCTCACTGCACAGAGCAGCCTTCAGCAGCATTTATTAGGGGTCCTATAACTTTAACATGGCTTAATATTATGCATTTGCTACTTTTTCATGAACAGGTCTTAAAAATGAGTTACAACAAGGTCAGAGTGCTTCAGCAGGATGTATTTTATGGCCTGAACAGCTTGGTACGGCTGCATATGGACCACAATCAAATCGAATTTGTGAATCCCAATGTTTTCTACGGACTCACCTCCTTGAGGCTGGTGCACCTGGATGGAAATTTCCTTCAGCAGCTGCACCCAGACACTTTTGTGACCTTGCGCTATAGCCAAATATTCAGAATATCCTTCCTGAAGCACATCTCTCTGTCTGACAATGCGCTGACTTCACTTCCCCAAGAGATGTTTTCCTACATGTCAGAGCTTGAGAGCATTTACCTCCATGGAAACCCCTGGTCCTGCGACtgcagcctgcaggggctggcagggtgggcacaggagAGACCAGGTGAGCTGAAGTTTTGTTCATGCTCTTCAGTCCTGTTGTAGCATCCTGCTCTTCCTGATACAGGTAATTGTCCTTTACTCACCTGTTTATTCTCCCAGAAAAGACTGGAAGGTAGGATTTGTGTAGGTGTGTGCAATCAGGATAAGGAGATTAACACCACTGCATTTCCCAGATAAAATGAATCTTGTGGCCATTCCCAAGTGCAGCTTTTCTTAATGGAGAATTTTCCTTGGCCAGTCTAAAGCTTCTGTGCATTGGGAGAATCCACAGGGAACAAGCTAACTTTTGTGGAATTGGCAAGAGCAAGAGACACATTGAACTTGATTCTTTAAAAAGAAAGTCAGGAACTCAAGGGGCTCTGGGactttccctgctgctgccattCACATATCACTTCAAGCTTTGGTTTTATGTTATTTTAAAGAACCTCTTGTTAGTAGCTATATGTCATTTTTAACACTAAAACTTGTAGCACAGAAACTTACTGAAGTTTTCTTCCCTTCAGATATTATAAAGTGCAGAAAAGAGAGAAGTTCTGGTGTCCAGCAATGCCCGGTCTGTGCTAGTCCCAAAACTCACAATGGGAAAAGTTTAGCGGATCTCCCTTCTGCATCTTTCACCTGCACGAAGCCAGTCATTGATGACTCCCTGAAATCCAGAAACCTCTCGGTGCCAGACGATGGGGATTTCAGTTTTGTGAGTCCCAAGGACTTGATGGCTCCCATAGGATCTGTGGTTTTGAATATTACTGACCAGGCAGGAAATCGAGGCAACTTGGTTTGCGATGTCCAGAGACCTAAAGAAATGTCTCCCATCTCGTTTGACCAAAGTGGCCCCAGCAGAGTGCTCCAAGCCTCGTTCTCAGCATTCCTGGTGTGTGGCATCGATTATGGGCACATCCAGCAGCTGTGGAGCATCCTGGCCCTGTACAGCAGCTCCCCTTTGAAACTGGAGCAAACCGTGGGGACAGCTGAGGAGCCTTCTGCCAGCCACAAATACAGGCAGGCGTACAGCGAGAAGGATGAGCTGTTCACCAGGGTGGAGGCCGAGCTGCGGGCCGAGCCGGCGTGGCTGCTGCAGAGGCAGGTGTCGCTGCAGCTGGACAGGACAGCCACCACGCTCAGCTCGCTGCACCTGCGCTACGCCACCCGCGCCCGGGCGGCCCTGCCCGGCCAGGACAGCGAGCGGGGCAGCCACGGCTGGGCCCTCATTGCCAGGGACAACGGCACCCAGACGGAGCACACGGTGCTGGTGGGGGGCTCGGTGGAGCTGGGCTGCCAGGCGGCCGGGCAGCCAGCCCCTGCCGTGGGGTGGATACTGGCTGATGGCAGCAGGGTGCGAGCCCCCCACATCAGCGAGGATGGCAGGATCCTGGTCCTCAAGAGCGGGCTGCTGACGCTGAGGACAGCCGACGTGTTCGACTCGGGGCTCTACCACTGCATCAGCACCAACCACGGGGACGCTGACGTGCTCACATTCCGGATTACGGTGCTGGATCCCCACGTGGGACACGGCGGCGTCAACGGAGCCCAGCTGCCCGCTGCTCTCGGCAGcacgctgctcctgccctgcacggCCACGGCTGCCCCGGACCCTGCCGTCACCTGGGTGCTCCCTGAGCACACAATCCTCCGCCAGTCTGCTGGGAACAAACACATTTTTGCCAATGGCACCTTGAGAATACAAGGGGTGACGCAGCGAGACCTGGGCTACTTCCGATGCGTGGCGGCCAACCGGTTCGGGGTCGATCTTTTGGTTTTCCAAGTGCTGGCGAGACAGGATGAAACCGCTCTGAAGAAAAGGCATGGAGCTGTGGGAGAGTGGGAAGAGGGCTCTGGCAATGAGCTGCTGCACCCTTCTGCAGCACAGAGACGCCCCTCAGGCACTGCAGGCTCCCCGAGGGCTCTCGGGGAACCTGCGGCACCAGCGGCCGGCAGCCAGGGCACACAGCCCAGGAACAGCCACGGGAACCTGCCCCACCGGCCCCACACTGACAGGACGGGCCGGCGCTTCAGGGCACGCAGGAGACAGTTTGTTCCCTCGGGCAGGAGAGCTGATCCGCAGcgctgggcagccctgctgcagaaaACAAAGAGGAACTCGACAGTGGCAGACAAACGAGGAGAAGCTGCAACAGAACCACCCATTCAAGCCCATAGGCTCTCAGAGGTACCCGGGGATGAGGAGGAGGCATCTGGTGATCTCGTATCTCCAGAAGAAGAATTCATGATACCAGCAACAGAGAGATCCCCAGTGCCTGCTCTGGGCAGAGCAACAGAGCTCACCatcactgcagggcccaaggggACTGAGAATCCCCctcctgcctggagcacctctGTTCTGCTCTCAGAGCCAATAACTCCCCTACCCtcacctcctcctcaccctggggCACCTGCCAGCAAAAGGCTGCAAACACTTCCCAAACCTGCAGACTCACGGGAAAGATCCTATTTGAGTCAAATATCAGCAAATGGTGTAAAACAGCCAACTGTACCAAGTGGGACAGCCATACTCTTCCCTGCTGGGCAAAAGTCAATATATTCTGGGGAAAGTAATAACCAGCACCTAAAGTCTGCATCCATGACAGAAGCTACAGGCACCAGCAAGGCTGTAACTCCCCAAAACACAGCACACAAGTTACATATTTTTACTGAGTCTACTGATAATGTCCCCACCAGAACAGATCACCAGGTCCCTGTGGCGACAGTCAATGCACCAAGCTCTGAATTTGGCCCCATTTATTTTGACAGTACTCAGAAAGGAGGAGCCCCTAATCCACCTGCCTCGACTTCCACTGCTCATCAGCAAATTCAGGTTATCCAGGGCGGTCCAACCCATCCAGCCCCGCTCCAGCAGCACCATGGAAGGCGAAGGAAAATTTCTGGTCAGAGACGAATTGTCAGACCAGGACGTGTCCCAGGCATGAAGGAGCCCCGGTATAATTTTGGGAGGCCAGGGTCTGCCAGAGGAAGTACAGCTGTGGCTACAGGTGTCCAGCTTAATATGAACTATATATCAACTGTACCAACCTTGAATAACTCCAGCAGTTCCATCATCAATCCATTTAGCCCAGACACACCCCAGTCCTCCCCCTCCACCATGAAAATGCCATTGGAGCACCCCATGGGTACCCATCAAAACACAGCATTCCtcaaggaggaggaaaagaaacaTGGTGCAAGGCAAAAAGCTGCTGCCACAGTCGTGTCTGTCACTGCAGAGGACACTGCCCCTACTGCAGCCAGTGGATTGGGTGCGACGGGTTTGAAGCCAACAGTCACACTTGTTCTTACTCCTCAAACCAACACCAGAGCTGCCAAAACTAAAATGCTCAgagtgggaggaaggagaggtCAGAGGAGGAAGAGGCCTCCTAAAACACCTGCCCCACAGCGTgtggctgcagcccagagcactgcAGTGAGCAAGgcagccacccctgcagcccagagcactgcaggCACCCCTGCAGCGAGCACAGTCACCtctgcagcccagagcactgcagcCACCCCTGCAGCGAGCACAGCAACTCCTGCAGCCACCCCTGTAGCCATCCCCACGGTGACAGCTCCTGCATCACCAGCCGTGCCTCCAAGCCTCGCAGCTGCAAACCctgtccctgggagcagca from Melospiza melodia melodia isolate bMelMel2 chromosome 12, bMelMel2.pri, whole genome shotgun sequence includes:
- the IGSF10 gene encoding immunoglobulin superfamily member 10; this translates as MRAPRTEWGRRWLGTLLAACLATLPAASACPRPCACRGSAELHCTFRYLSAVPPRIPPDAQRINLGNDSLSSWQGQGCLPSAVPKEWCFCFGLVGFKSCELTKPIPYSYNSLRKLSAADFAGLEKLELLMLHSNEISTVPEKAFRDLRSLQVLKMSYNKVRVLQQDVFYGLNSLVRLHMDHNQIEFVNPNVFYGLTSLRLVHLDGNFLQQLHPDTFVTLRYSQIFRISFLKHISLSDNALTSLPQEMFSYMSELESIYLHGNPWSCDCSLQGLAGWAQERPDIIKCRKERSSGVQQCPVCASPKTHNGKSLADLPSASFTCTKPVIDDSLKSRNLSVPDDGDFSFVSPKDLMAPIGSVVLNITDQAGNRGNLVCDVQRPKEMSPISFDQSGPSRVLQASFSAFLVCGIDYGHIQQLWSILALYSSSPLKLEQTVGTAEEPSASHKYRQAYSEKDELFTRVEAELRAEPAWLLQRQVSLQLDRTATTLSSLHLRYATRARAALPGQDSERGSHGWALIARDNGTQTEHTVLVGGSVELGCQAAGQPAPAVGWILADGSRVRAPHISEDGRILVLKSGLLTLRTADVFDSGLYHCISTNHGDADVLTFRITVLDPHVGHGGVNGAQLPAALGSTLLLPCTATAAPDPAVTWVLPEHTILRQSAGNKHIFANGTLRIQGVTQRDLGYFRCVAANRFGVDLLVFQVLARQDETALKKRHGAVGEWEEGSGNELLHPSAAQRRPSGTAGSPRALGEPAAPAAGSQGTQPRNSHGNLPHRPHTDRTGRRFRARRRQFVPSGRRADPQRWAALLQKTKRNSTVADKRGEAATEPPIQAHRLSEVPGDEEEASGDLVSPEEEFMIPATERSPVPALGRATELTITAGPKGTENPPPAWSTSVLLSEPITPLPSPPPHPGAPASKRLQTLPKPADSRERSYLSQISANGVKQPTVPSGTAILFPAGQKSIYSGESNNQHLKSASMTEATGTSKAVTPQNTAHKLHIFTESTDNVPTRTDHQVPVATVNAPSSEFGPIYFDSTQKGGAPNPPASTSTAHQQIQVIQGGPTHPAPLQQHHGRRRKISGQRRIVRPGRVPGMKEPRYNFGRPGSARGSTAVATGVQLNMNYISTVPTLNNSSSSIINPFSPDTPQSSPSTMKMPLEHPMGTHQNTAFLKEEEKKHGARQKAAATVVSVTAEDTAPTAASGLGATGLKPTVTLVLTPQTNTRAAKTKMLRVGGRRGQRRKRPPKTPAPQRVAAAQSTAVSKAATPAAQSTAGTPAASTVTSAAQSTAATPAASTATPAATPVAIPTVTAPASPAVPPSLAAANPVPGSSSAVPRTEAAALGVPESPETPQHRPTAATQTAAAPGTWRGTPSAVALPLPGTVTAQNPPMAPQTPPGSHRNAQLATAPAASPAQTPTMGAQTSPWLDEPPGSTRATPGPGPAQRSRGTERGNALQAPQMPSPQGRDRDSSVSASSDRRQKQDNTTLPSPITAGSASKNHFSKPRIVGGKVAAFTVLADSDAFIPCEATGNPPPTIQWTKILAGRDAAAAGGASRWSVLPNGTLSIARAAPQDGGQYECTAANALGSARLRATLAVLALPPRIAAARPPTALSGGSAALPCRARGSPPPRISWLLPDGSELRPGGAGRGRAEVRPDGTLLLRALTVLDRGTYTCRARNAAGSDALPLRLQVVAAPPAILEQRRQSVAAAAGQSLRLPCTARGRPQPSVHWVLPGGAELRARQALRAGPALLPDGTLLLGSASPADSGTYECIATSSTGSDRRVVSLTVQRTDAPPKIASASRELTRLSFGDRLLLNCTAGGEPKPRIIWRLPSKALVDQWHR